In Desulfobacter hydrogenophilus, the genomic stretch ATACCGAGGTACACCTGACCGCCAGGGCTTATATTCGTGAAATCAGCCGGGAATTTTCCCTGACACCATTCCAGGCAAAAAAAGTGCTCACATCCCTTGTTCAGAGCCAGGATGTCGCCTATCAGGATCTGTATGGATCCACCTATGTCATGGAAGGCTTTTCAAAACCGGTCCGGATCACGAATCGGTTTTTTATTCTGCCCCCTGATATTGCAAGCATTGCTGGCTCCAATGACATAGATATCCGGATAAGCGTCGGCATCTCCTTTGGTACCGGCCACCACCCCACCACCCGGCTTTGCCTGGCCGCCCTGGACAATCTTTTTTTCTCAACAAGGCAGTCAGAGCATCTTCAAGGCGGCAAGGCCGGGGATATCGGCACGGGTTCCGGGGTGCTTGCCATAGCAGCCTGCCTTGCAGGCATCTCCCGGTGCATGGCCTGGGAAACAGACCCCAATGCGGTTAGCGAGGCCCAGCGGAATGTTGCAGCCAATGGCCTTAAAAACAGAATCAACGTTATCCACGACATCATGACGGTCCAGGATTTAAGACTTTCTCTTGTCATGGCCAACTTACGATTTCCCACTCTTAAGCAGATTGCACCGGACATTTGTTCAATCCTCGTACCCGG encodes the following:
- a CDS encoding 50S ribosomal protein L11 methyltransferase; protein product: MIPFDRNRALDILHNTEVHLTARAYIREISREFSLTPFQAKKVLTSLVQSQDVAYQDLYGSTYVMEGFSKPVRITNRFFILPPDIASIAGSNDIDIRISVGISFGTGHHPTTRLCLAALDNLFFSTRQSEHLQGGKAGDIGTGSGVLAIAACLAGISRCMAWETDPNAVSEAQRNVAANGLKNRINVIHDIMTVQDLRLSLVMANLRFPTLKQIAPDICSILVPGGNLILSGVRAWEMDNLKTHYSAMGFSIDWEREEKQWGAVTLTKKP